The Mustela erminea isolate mMusErm1 chromosome 6, mMusErm1.Pri, whole genome shotgun sequence genome includes a region encoding these proteins:
- the ATP5F1C gene encoding ATP synthase subunit gamma, mitochondrial isoform X2: MFSRAGVAVLSGWAVQPQWIQVRNMATLKDITRRLKSIKNIQKITKSMKMVAAAKYARAERELKPARVYGVGSLALYEKADIKVPEDKKKHLLIGVSSDRGLCGAIHSSVAKQMKNEVATLTAAGKEVMLVGIGDKIRGILHRTHSDQFLVSFKEVGRKPPTFGDASVIALELLNSGYEFDEGSIIFNRFRSVISYKTEEKPIFSLETVASAESMSIYDDVDADVLQNYQEYNLANIIYYSLKESTTSEQSARMTAMDNASKNASEMIDKLTLTFNRTRQAVITKELIEIISGAAAL, encoded by the exons ATGTTCTCTCGGGCGGGCGTCGCGGTGCTCTCGGGCTGGGCAGTGCAGCCGCAATG GATCCAAGTTCGAAATATGGCAACTTTAAAAGATA TTACCAGACGACTAAAGTCGATCAAAAACATCCAGAAAATCACCAAGTCTATGAAAATGGTAGCGGCAGCAAAATATGCCCGAGCTGAGAGGGAGCTGAAACCAGCTCGAGTGTACGGGGTAGGATCTTTGG CTCTGTATGAAAAAGCTGATATTAAGGTGCCTGAAGACAAGAAGAAGCACCTGCTTATCGGTGTGTCCTCAGATCGAGGGCTCTGTGGTGCTATTCATTCCTCGGTTGCTAAACAGATGAAAAATGAGGTGGCCACGCTCACAGCAGCCGGGAAGGAAGTCATGCTTGTTGGAATTGGTGATAAAATCAGGGGTATACTTCATAG GACTCACTCGGACCAGTTTCTGGTGTCCTTCAAAGAAGTGGGAAGAAAACCTCCTACTTTTGGAGATGCATCCGTCATTGCTCTTGAACTGCTAAATTCTGGATATGAATTTGATGAAGGGTCTATCATCTTTAATCGGTTCAG GTCTGTCATCTCctacaagacagaagaaaaacccATCTTTTCCCTTGAAACCGTTGCAAGTGCTG agagcatgagcatctATGATGATGTCGATGCCGACGTGCTGCAGAATTACCAAGAATACAATTTGGCCAACATCATCTACTATTCGCTAAAGGAGTCCACCACGAGTGAGCAAAGTGCCAGGATGACGGCTATGGACAACGCCAGCAAAAATGCTT ccGAGATGATTGACAAACTGACTTTGACGTTCAATCGCACCCGCCAGGCTGTCATCACAAAGGAGTTGATTGAAATCATCTCTGGTGCAGCAGCTCT gtaa
- the ATP5F1C gene encoding ATP synthase subunit gamma, mitochondrial isoform X3, which yields MFSRAGVAVLSGWAVQPQWIQVRNMATLKDITRRLKSIKNIQKITKSMKMVAAAKYARAERELKPARVYGVGSLALYEKADIKVPEDKKKHLLIGVSSDRGLCGAIHSSVAKQMKNEVATLTAAGKEVMLVGIGDKIRGILHRTHSDQFLVSFKEVGRKPPTFGDASVIALELLNSGYEFDEGSIIFNRFRSVISYKTEEKPIFSLETVASAESMSIYDDVDADVLQNYQEYNLANIIYYSLKESTTSEQSARMTAMDNASKNASEMIDKLTLTFNRTRQAVITKELIEIISGAAAL from the exons ATGTTCTCTCGGGCGGGCGTCGCGGTGCTCTCGGGCTGGGCAGTGCAGCCGCAATG GATCCAAGTTCGAAATATGGCAACTTTAAAAGATA TTACCAGACGACTAAAGTCGATCAAAAACATCCAGAAAATCACCAAGTCTATGAAAATGGTAGCGGCAGCAAAATATGCCCGAGCTGAGAGGGAGCTGAAACCAGCTCGAGTGTACGGGGTAGGATCTTTGG CTCTGTATGAAAAAGCTGATATTAAGGTGCCTGAAGACAAGAAGAAGCACCTGCTTATCGGTGTGTCCTCAGATCGAGGGCTCTGTGGTGCTATTCATTCCTCGGTTGCTAAACAGATGAAAAATGAGGTGGCCACGCTCACAGCAGCCGGGAAGGAAGTCATGCTTGTTGGAATTGGTGATAAAATCAGGGGTATACTTCATAG GACTCACTCGGACCAGTTTCTGGTGTCCTTCAAAGAAGTGGGAAGAAAACCTCCTACTTTTGGAGATGCATCCGTCATTGCTCTTGAACTGCTAAATTCTGGATATGAATTTGATGAAGGGTCTATCATCTTTAATCGGTTCAG GTCTGTCATCTCctacaagacagaagaaaaacccATCTTTTCCCTTGAAACCGTTGCAAGTGCTG agagcatgagcatctATGATGATGTCGATGCCGACGTGCTGCAGAATTACCAAGAATACAATTTGGCCAACATCATCTACTATTCGCTAAAGGAGTCCACCACGAGTGAGCAAAGTGCCAGGATGACGGCTATGGACAACGCCAGCAAAAATGCTT ccGAGATGATTGACAAACTGACTTTGACGTTCAATCGCACCCGCCAGGCTGTCATCACAAAGGAGTTGATTGAAATCATCTCTGGTGCAGCAGCTCTGTAA
- the ATP5F1C gene encoding ATP synthase subunit gamma, mitochondrial isoform X1 — protein sequence MFSRAGVAVLSGWAVQPQWIQVRNMATLKDITRRLKSIKNIQKITKSMKMVAAAKYARAERELKPARVYGVGSLALYEKADIKVPEDKKKHLLIGVSSDRGLCGAIHSSVAKQMKNEVATLTAAGKEVMLVGIGDKIRGILHRTHSDQFLVSFKEVGRKPPTFGDASVIALELLNSGYEFDEGSIIFNRFRSVISYKTEEKPIFSLETVASAESMSIYDDVDADVLQNYQEYNLANIIYYSLKESTTSEQSARMTAMDNASKNASEMIDKLTLTFNRTRQAVITKELIEIISGAAALD from the exons ATGTTCTCTCGGGCGGGCGTCGCGGTGCTCTCGGGCTGGGCAGTGCAGCCGCAATG GATCCAAGTTCGAAATATGGCAACTTTAAAAGATA TTACCAGACGACTAAAGTCGATCAAAAACATCCAGAAAATCACCAAGTCTATGAAAATGGTAGCGGCAGCAAAATATGCCCGAGCTGAGAGGGAGCTGAAACCAGCTCGAGTGTACGGGGTAGGATCTTTGG CTCTGTATGAAAAAGCTGATATTAAGGTGCCTGAAGACAAGAAGAAGCACCTGCTTATCGGTGTGTCCTCAGATCGAGGGCTCTGTGGTGCTATTCATTCCTCGGTTGCTAAACAGATGAAAAATGAGGTGGCCACGCTCACAGCAGCCGGGAAGGAAGTCATGCTTGTTGGAATTGGTGATAAAATCAGGGGTATACTTCATAG GACTCACTCGGACCAGTTTCTGGTGTCCTTCAAAGAAGTGGGAAGAAAACCTCCTACTTTTGGAGATGCATCCGTCATTGCTCTTGAACTGCTAAATTCTGGATATGAATTTGATGAAGGGTCTATCATCTTTAATCGGTTCAG GTCTGTCATCTCctacaagacagaagaaaaacccATCTTTTCCCTTGAAACCGTTGCAAGTGCTG agagcatgagcatctATGATGATGTCGATGCCGACGTGCTGCAGAATTACCAAGAATACAATTTGGCCAACATCATCTACTATTCGCTAAAGGAGTCCACCACGAGTGAGCAAAGTGCCAGGATGACGGCTATGGACAACGCCAGCAAAAATGCTT ccGAGATGATTGACAAACTGACTTTGACGTTCAATCGCACCCGCCAGGCTGTCATCACAAAGGAGTTGATTGAAATCATCTCTGGTGCAGCAGCTCT GGATTAA